From Canis lupus baileyi chromosome 16, mCanLup2.hap1, whole genome shotgun sequence, a single genomic window includes:
- the GAA gene encoding lysosomal alpha-glucosidase isoform X1: protein MGHHQRPMINQLCSGLQDPARGPQVPPTMAARWPPSSRPLLGVCTLVCLATAAFLGHVLLRDSLVAPQEQRRFSQGPEQLYHAHQQGARNPGPQPSPGHPGRPRAAPTQCDVPPNSRFDCAPDKAITQQQCEARGCCYRPATPWPQLPRMGQPWCFFPPSYPSYKLENLTTTETGYTAALTRSTPTFFPKDILALRLDVLLETESRLHFTIKDPTNRRYEVPLETPRAHGRALATLYSVEFQEEPFGVVVRRKLDGRVLLNTTVAPLFFADQFLQLSTSLPSQYIAGLAEHLGSLMLSTNWTRVTLWNRDIAPSPNVNLYGSHPFYLALEDGGSAHGVFLLNSNAMDVVLQPSPALSWRSTGGILDVYVFLGPEPKSVVQQYLEVVGSPFMPPYWGLGFHLCRWGYSSTAITRQVVENMTRAHFPLDTQWNDLDYMDARRDFTFNKDGFRDFPAMVQELHRGGRRYVMIVDPAISSSSPPGSYRPYDEGLRRKVFITNETGQPLIGKVWPGFTVFPDFTSPTALDWWQDMVSEFHAQVPFDGMWIDMNEPSNFVRGSVYGCPDNDLENPPYVPGVVGGTLRAATICASSRQLLSTHYNLHNLYGLTEAIASHRALVKARGTRPFVISRSTFAGHGQYAGHWTGDVWSSWEQLSYSVPEILLFNLLGVPLVGADVCGFLGNTSEELCVRWTQLGAFYPFMRNHNDLNSLPQEPYRFSATAQEAMRKALALRYSLLPHLYTLFHRAHVGGETVARPLFLEFPEDPHTWTVDRQLLWGEALLITPVLEAGKVEVTGYFPAGTWYDLQMVPVGAFGSLPPPPPAPLMSTIHSKGQWVTLPAPLDTINVHLRAGHIIPLQGPGLTTTESRKQPMALVAALGTNGEARGELFWDDGESLGVLERGAYTEVVFLARNDTIVNELVRVTSEGAGLQLRKVTVLGVAAGPRQVLCNGVPVAFTYNPDTKTLDIPVSLTMGEQFLISWS, encoded by the exons ATGGGGCATCACCAACGACCGATGATTAATCAGCTGTGCTCGG GCCTCCAGGACCCAGCCCGCGGCCCGCAGGTGCCACCGACCATGGCCGCGAGGTGGCCTCCCAGCTCCCGGCCCCTGCTGGGGGTCTGCACCCTCGTCTGCCTGGCCACCGCTGCCTTCCTGGGCCACGTCCTGCTCCGTGACTCCTTGGTGGCTCCCCAAGAGCAACGGCGCTTCTCCCAAGGGCCCGAGCAGCTTTATCATGCTCACCAGCAAGGAGCCCGTaacccaggcccccagcccagcccagggcacCCCGGCAGGCCCCGAGCGGCACCCACACAGTGTGATGTGCCCCCCAACAGCCGCTTCGACTGTGCCCCGGACAAGGCCATCACCCAGCAGCAGTGTGAGGCACGGGGCTGCTGCTACAGGCCCGCGACGCCCTGGCCCCAGCTCCCCCGGATGGGACAGCCCTGGTGCTTCTTCCCACCCAGCTACCCAAGTTACAAGCTGGAGAACCTGACCACCACGGAGACGGGCTACACGGCCGCTCTGACCCGTAGCACCCCAACCTTCTTCCCCAAGGACATTCTGGCCTTACGGTTGGACGTGCTGCTGGAGACGGAGAGCCGGCTCCACTTCACG ATCAAAGATCCCACCAACAGGCGCTATGAGGTGCCCCTGGAGACCCCGCGGGCCCACGGCCGCGCCTTGGCCACACTCTACAGCGTGGAGTTCCAGGAGGAGCCCTTCGGGGTGGTCGTGCGCCGGAAGCTGGACGGCCGGGTGCT GCTGAACACGACGGTGGCCCCCCTGTTCTTCGCCGACCAGTTTCTGCAGCTGTCCACCTCCCTGCCGTCCCAGTACATCGCTGGCCTTGCCGAGCATCTCGGCTCCCTGATGCTCAGCACCAACTGGACCAGGGTCACCCTCTGGAACCGGGACATCGCCCCCTCG CCCAACGTGAACCTGTACGGGTCCCACCCTTTCTACCTGGCGTTGGAGGATGGCGGGTCAGCTCATGGGGTCTTCCTGCTGAACAGCAATGCCATGG ACGTGGTCCTGCAGCCGAGCCCGGCCCTCAGCTGGAGGTCGACAGGCGGGATCCTGGACGTGTACGTCTTCCTGGGCCCGGAGCCCAAGAGCGTGGTACAGCAGTACCTGGAAGTCGTGG GCTCCCCGTTCATGCCACCCTACTGGGGCCTGGGCTTCCACCTGTGCCGCTGGGGATACTCGTCCACAGCCATCACCCGCCAGGTGGTAGAGAACATGACCCGGGCCCACTTCCCCCTG GACACGCAGTGGAACGACCTGGATTACATGGACGCCAGGAGGGACTTCACTTTCAACAAAGACGGCTTCAGGGACTTCCCGGCCATGGTGCAGGAGCTCCACCGGGGCGGCCGGCGGTACGTGATGATCGTG GACCCGGCCATCAGCAGCTCCAGCCCCCCTGGCAGCTACCGACCCTATGACGAGGGTCTGCGGAGAAAGGTTTTCATCACCAATGAGACGGGGCAGCCGCTGATTGGGAAG GTGTGGCCCGGGTTCACTGTCTTCCCCGACTTCACCAGCCCCACGGCCCTGGACTGGTGGCAGGACATGGTGTCTGAGTTCCATGCCCAGGTGCCCTTCGACGGCATGTGGATT GACATGAACGAGCCATCCAACTTCGTGAGGGGCTCGGTGTATGGCTGCCCCGACAATGACCTGGAGAACCCGCCCTACGTGCCCG GGGTGGTTGGCGGGACCCTGCGGGCAGCCACCATCTGTGCCTCCAGCCGCCAGCTGCTCTCCACGCACTACAACCTGCACAACCTGTACGGCCTGACGGAAGCCATCGCCTCCCACAG GGCCCTCGTGAAGGCTCGGGGGACGCGCCCCTTTGTGATCTCCCGCTCAACCTTCGCTGGCCACGGCCAGTATGCCGGCCACTGGACAGGGGACGTGTGGAGCAGCTGGGAGCAGCTCTCGTACTCTGTACCAG aaaTCCTGCTGTTCAACCTGCTGGGGGTGCCGCTGGTCGGGGCCGACGTCTGTGGCTTCCTGGGCAACACGTCAGAGGAGCTGTGCGTGCGCTGGACCCAGCTGGGGGCCTTCTATCCGTTCATGCGGAACCACAACGACCTCAACAGCCTG ccccaggagCCCTACAGGTTCAGCGCGACGGCGCAGGAAGCCATGAGGAAGGCGCTCGCCCTGCGCTACTCGCTGCTGCCCCACCTCTACACGCTCTTCCACCGGGCACACGTGGGGGGCGAGACCGTGGCCCGGCCCCTCTTCCTCGA GTTCCCTGAAGACCCCCACACCTGGACCGTGGACCGCCAGCTCCTGTGGGGGGAGGCTCTGCTCATCACCCCCGTGCTCGAGGCCGGGAAGGTCGAAGTGACTGGCTACTTCCCCGCTGGCACATGGTACGACCTGCAGATG GTGCCCGTAGGGGCCTTCGGCAGcctcccgcccccacctccagctccgCTCATGTCCACCATCCACAGCAAGGGGCAGTGGGTGACGCTGCCAGCCCCGCTGGACACCATCAACGTCCACCTCCGGGCTGGGCACATCATCCCCCTGCAG GGCCCTGGCCTCACGACCACAGAGTCCCGAAAGCAGCCCATGGCCCTGGTCGCAGCCCTGGGCACAAACGGGGAAGCCCGAGGGGAGCTGTTCTGGGACGACGGGGAGAGCCTCGGGGTGCTGGAGCGCGGGGCCTACACGGAGGTGGTCTTCCTGGCCAGGAAC GACACCATCGTGAACGAGCTGGTACGTGTGACTAGCGAGGGTGCCGGCCTGCAGCTGAGGAAGGTGACCGTCCTGGGGGTGGCCGCGGGCCCCAGGCAGGTCCTCTGCAACGGCGTCCCTGTTGCCTTCACCTACAACCCTGACACCAAG accCTGGACATCCCCGTGTCACTGACGATGGGAGAACAGTTTCTCATCAGCTGGTCTTAA
- the GAA gene encoding lysosomal alpha-glucosidase isoform X2, producing the protein MAARWPPSSRPLLGVCTLVCLATAAFLGHVLLRDSLVAPQEQRRFSQGPEQLYHAHQQGARNPGPQPSPGHPGRPRAAPTQCDVPPNSRFDCAPDKAITQQQCEARGCCYRPATPWPQLPRMGQPWCFFPPSYPSYKLENLTTTETGYTAALTRSTPTFFPKDILALRLDVLLETESRLHFTIKDPTNRRYEVPLETPRAHGRALATLYSVEFQEEPFGVVVRRKLDGRVLLNTTVAPLFFADQFLQLSTSLPSQYIAGLAEHLGSLMLSTNWTRVTLWNRDIAPSPNVNLYGSHPFYLALEDGGSAHGVFLLNSNAMDVVLQPSPALSWRSTGGILDVYVFLGPEPKSVVQQYLEVVGSPFMPPYWGLGFHLCRWGYSSTAITRQVVENMTRAHFPLDTQWNDLDYMDARRDFTFNKDGFRDFPAMVQELHRGGRRYVMIVDPAISSSSPPGSYRPYDEGLRRKVFITNETGQPLIGKVWPGFTVFPDFTSPTALDWWQDMVSEFHAQVPFDGMWIDMNEPSNFVRGSVYGCPDNDLENPPYVPGVVGGTLRAATICASSRQLLSTHYNLHNLYGLTEAIASHRALVKARGTRPFVISRSTFAGHGQYAGHWTGDVWSSWEQLSYSVPEILLFNLLGVPLVGADVCGFLGNTSEELCVRWTQLGAFYPFMRNHNDLNSLPQEPYRFSATAQEAMRKALALRYSLLPHLYTLFHRAHVGGETVARPLFLEFPEDPHTWTVDRQLLWGEALLITPVLEAGKVEVTGYFPAGTWYDLQMVPVGAFGSLPPPPPAPLMSTIHSKGQWVTLPAPLDTINVHLRAGHIIPLQGPGLTTTESRKQPMALVAALGTNGEARGELFWDDGESLGVLERGAYTEVVFLARNDTIVNELVRVTSEGAGLQLRKVTVLGVAAGPRQVLCNGVPVAFTYNPDTKTLDIPVSLTMGEQFLISWS; encoded by the exons ATGGCCGCGAGGTGGCCTCCCAGCTCCCGGCCCCTGCTGGGGGTCTGCACCCTCGTCTGCCTGGCCACCGCTGCCTTCCTGGGCCACGTCCTGCTCCGTGACTCCTTGGTGGCTCCCCAAGAGCAACGGCGCTTCTCCCAAGGGCCCGAGCAGCTTTATCATGCTCACCAGCAAGGAGCCCGTaacccaggcccccagcccagcccagggcacCCCGGCAGGCCCCGAGCGGCACCCACACAGTGTGATGTGCCCCCCAACAGCCGCTTCGACTGTGCCCCGGACAAGGCCATCACCCAGCAGCAGTGTGAGGCACGGGGCTGCTGCTACAGGCCCGCGACGCCCTGGCCCCAGCTCCCCCGGATGGGACAGCCCTGGTGCTTCTTCCCACCCAGCTACCCAAGTTACAAGCTGGAGAACCTGACCACCACGGAGACGGGCTACACGGCCGCTCTGACCCGTAGCACCCCAACCTTCTTCCCCAAGGACATTCTGGCCTTACGGTTGGACGTGCTGCTGGAGACGGAGAGCCGGCTCCACTTCACG ATCAAAGATCCCACCAACAGGCGCTATGAGGTGCCCCTGGAGACCCCGCGGGCCCACGGCCGCGCCTTGGCCACACTCTACAGCGTGGAGTTCCAGGAGGAGCCCTTCGGGGTGGTCGTGCGCCGGAAGCTGGACGGCCGGGTGCT GCTGAACACGACGGTGGCCCCCCTGTTCTTCGCCGACCAGTTTCTGCAGCTGTCCACCTCCCTGCCGTCCCAGTACATCGCTGGCCTTGCCGAGCATCTCGGCTCCCTGATGCTCAGCACCAACTGGACCAGGGTCACCCTCTGGAACCGGGACATCGCCCCCTCG CCCAACGTGAACCTGTACGGGTCCCACCCTTTCTACCTGGCGTTGGAGGATGGCGGGTCAGCTCATGGGGTCTTCCTGCTGAACAGCAATGCCATGG ACGTGGTCCTGCAGCCGAGCCCGGCCCTCAGCTGGAGGTCGACAGGCGGGATCCTGGACGTGTACGTCTTCCTGGGCCCGGAGCCCAAGAGCGTGGTACAGCAGTACCTGGAAGTCGTGG GCTCCCCGTTCATGCCACCCTACTGGGGCCTGGGCTTCCACCTGTGCCGCTGGGGATACTCGTCCACAGCCATCACCCGCCAGGTGGTAGAGAACATGACCCGGGCCCACTTCCCCCTG GACACGCAGTGGAACGACCTGGATTACATGGACGCCAGGAGGGACTTCACTTTCAACAAAGACGGCTTCAGGGACTTCCCGGCCATGGTGCAGGAGCTCCACCGGGGCGGCCGGCGGTACGTGATGATCGTG GACCCGGCCATCAGCAGCTCCAGCCCCCCTGGCAGCTACCGACCCTATGACGAGGGTCTGCGGAGAAAGGTTTTCATCACCAATGAGACGGGGCAGCCGCTGATTGGGAAG GTGTGGCCCGGGTTCACTGTCTTCCCCGACTTCACCAGCCCCACGGCCCTGGACTGGTGGCAGGACATGGTGTCTGAGTTCCATGCCCAGGTGCCCTTCGACGGCATGTGGATT GACATGAACGAGCCATCCAACTTCGTGAGGGGCTCGGTGTATGGCTGCCCCGACAATGACCTGGAGAACCCGCCCTACGTGCCCG GGGTGGTTGGCGGGACCCTGCGGGCAGCCACCATCTGTGCCTCCAGCCGCCAGCTGCTCTCCACGCACTACAACCTGCACAACCTGTACGGCCTGACGGAAGCCATCGCCTCCCACAG GGCCCTCGTGAAGGCTCGGGGGACGCGCCCCTTTGTGATCTCCCGCTCAACCTTCGCTGGCCACGGCCAGTATGCCGGCCACTGGACAGGGGACGTGTGGAGCAGCTGGGAGCAGCTCTCGTACTCTGTACCAG aaaTCCTGCTGTTCAACCTGCTGGGGGTGCCGCTGGTCGGGGCCGACGTCTGTGGCTTCCTGGGCAACACGTCAGAGGAGCTGTGCGTGCGCTGGACCCAGCTGGGGGCCTTCTATCCGTTCATGCGGAACCACAACGACCTCAACAGCCTG ccccaggagCCCTACAGGTTCAGCGCGACGGCGCAGGAAGCCATGAGGAAGGCGCTCGCCCTGCGCTACTCGCTGCTGCCCCACCTCTACACGCTCTTCCACCGGGCACACGTGGGGGGCGAGACCGTGGCCCGGCCCCTCTTCCTCGA GTTCCCTGAAGACCCCCACACCTGGACCGTGGACCGCCAGCTCCTGTGGGGGGAGGCTCTGCTCATCACCCCCGTGCTCGAGGCCGGGAAGGTCGAAGTGACTGGCTACTTCCCCGCTGGCACATGGTACGACCTGCAGATG GTGCCCGTAGGGGCCTTCGGCAGcctcccgcccccacctccagctccgCTCATGTCCACCATCCACAGCAAGGGGCAGTGGGTGACGCTGCCAGCCCCGCTGGACACCATCAACGTCCACCTCCGGGCTGGGCACATCATCCCCCTGCAG GGCCCTGGCCTCACGACCACAGAGTCCCGAAAGCAGCCCATGGCCCTGGTCGCAGCCCTGGGCACAAACGGGGAAGCCCGAGGGGAGCTGTTCTGGGACGACGGGGAGAGCCTCGGGGTGCTGGAGCGCGGGGCCTACACGGAGGTGGTCTTCCTGGCCAGGAAC GACACCATCGTGAACGAGCTGGTACGTGTGACTAGCGAGGGTGCCGGCCTGCAGCTGAGGAAGGTGACCGTCCTGGGGGTGGCCGCGGGCCCCAGGCAGGTCCTCTGCAACGGCGTCCCTGTTGCCTTCACCTACAACCCTGACACCAAG accCTGGACATCCCCGTGTCACTGACGATGGGAGAACAGTTTCTCATCAGCTGGTCTTAA